One genomic segment of Lusitaniella coriacea LEGE 07157 includes these proteins:
- a CDS encoding SGNH/GDSL hydrolase family protein: MRKSLLIYGTCAAITSLIAIEGGLRLAVGLGNPPLVIADEEMGYRFKPNQKLYRFGNRVEYNQFSQRSEPIEPQKSQGTFRILMLGDSVLNGGNRTDQGKTISEQLEAKLSKEEESVEVLNASANSWGIGNQLGYLRKFGTFESDVVILQIGTHDLLQPTSTGKNLAQTEKPPSAISEAIFTYILPRLRGWLASSSAVKVNAAKPLDMLFQENLERLDAIARLVREQNIPLYILYTPDRRDLLPTPNEPPYKTQFFQHLAASNIPITDTHNAWSKLPPQTAKSYFVDSVHLSLGGQQSAADLLFQQLRENN, from the coding sequence ATGCGGAAAAGTTTGTTGATTTACGGAACCTGTGCGGCAATAACAAGCCTTATTGCCATAGAGGGGGGTCTGCGACTTGCGGTTGGACTGGGAAACCCCCCTTTGGTAATCGCAGATGAAGAAATGGGATATCGGTTCAAACCGAACCAAAAACTGTACCGTTTTGGCAATCGCGTGGAGTACAACCAGTTCTCCCAACGTTCCGAACCCATTGAACCTCAAAAGTCCCAAGGAACCTTCCGGATTTTAATGTTGGGGGATTCTGTTCTCAATGGGGGCAATCGTACCGACCAAGGGAAAACAATCTCCGAGCAATTGGAAGCGAAACTCTCAAAGGAGGAGGAATCTGTAGAGGTTCTGAATGCTTCGGCAAATTCCTGGGGTATTGGCAATCAGTTGGGCTATTTGCGCAAATTTGGCACGTTTGAAAGCGATGTGGTTATCTTGCAGATTGGCACTCACGATTTGCTTCAACCCACTTCCACAGGGAAAAATCTTGCGCAGACCGAAAAACCTCCCTCGGCAATTTCTGAGGCGATTTTTACTTATATTTTACCGAGATTGCGCGGTTGGCTTGCGTCATCTTCTGCGGTGAAAGTGAATGCGGCAAAGCCTTTGGATATGCTGTTTCAAGAGAATTTAGAACGGTTGGACGCGATCGCGCGCCTCGTTCGCGAGCAAAACATCCCCTTGTACATACTCTACACTCCCGACCGCCGCGATTTACTTCCCACCCCCAACGAACCCCCTTACAAAACCCAATTTTTCCAACACCTCGCCGCCTCCAATATTCCTATTACAGACACCCACAATGCGTGGTCTAAATTACCTCCCCAAACCGCGAAATCTTATTTTGTCGATAGCGTTCATCTCAGTCTTGGCGGACAGCAATCAGCAGCAGATTTGTTATTTCAACAGTTGAGAGAGAACAATTAA